The Streptomyces fungicidicus nucleotide sequence TCTTCGGGGAGCCGCCGCCCCCGCCGTCGTCGGAACCGGAGCCGCCGCCGCAGCCGGCCAGTGCGAGCGTCCCCGCGCCGGTCGCTGCGAGGAAGCCGCGGCGGCGCAGCGCGGGAAAGGGGAGGGGGCGGGTCGTGTCGTCGTGCATGGGATTCCTCAGTGGGTAGTGGTGCCGGTGGGCGGTCCGAGCGGACGGGCCACCACGTGCAGCCGGTCGGCGTCGGCGGTACGGCCGGGGAGCAGGCCCTCCCGCCAGGGCGGTTCGGTGCGCGGCCCCGGCCCGTCGTGCAGCTCCAGGACCTCGAAGCCGTGCGCGGCCAGCAGATGGCGCAGTTCCTGCGGGAACAGCAGCCGCCACGCGGAGCGCTGTTCGACGGGCTCCGACCCGTCGTCCGCGGTCCACACCCTTCGGCGGCGCAGCAGCTGGTCCGTGCGGTCCACCGTGAGGGTGGTGACGGACCGGTGGACGGTGCCCCGCCAGGCGAACTCCCCGGCCGTGGGCGTGTCGAGCAGATCGGTGCGGCCGAGGAAGTACGCGCCGTTGCGCATCTCCGCGACGAGCAGTCCGCCCGGGGCCAGGGCGCGGCGGCAGGACGACAGGAAGCCGTCGAGCTGGGCGTTGGTGTGGCAGTACAGCAGGGCGCTGTCCAGGCACACCACGGCGTCGAACTCCCCGCGCCCCAGGTCGAAAGCGTGCAGGTCGGCACGGACGTACCCGGGCCCCGGATGGTGTGCGCGGGCGTGCGCGAGCATGGCCTCGGAGAGGTCCGCGCCGGTCACCTCGCGGCCGGCGCGGTGCAGCCACGCGGCGTCGCGGCCGGTGCCGCACCCCATGTCCAGCACCCGCCGTCCGGCGCGGTGCCGTCGCAGGCAGTCCTCCGCCCAGCGTCCGGCCAGCCGGCCGGGGTCGGGGAAACGGGCCTCGTACAGCGCGGGGTTGTCGGTGAGCAGGTTTCCGGTCATGCCGGGGTCCTTCCTGGTACGGCCGCGGACACGGAGGGCTCCGGTGGCGCGGGCAGCGACCCCAGCCGGCGCAGCCGGACGACACCGAGCGCGGACGCCAGCCCGGTCAGCGCGCAGCACGCCCACGGCAGCCACGCGGCGCCGCTGTCCCGCCCGGCGTCCATGGACCAGCCGACGAGGGTGTTGCCCAGCGCGGCGGCGACGCCCGAGACGACGTAGAAGATCCCGAAGCGGGTGCCGGTCAGCTCGGGACGGCCGAAGCCCGGTATCAGCTCCAGCACGAACGGCTGGGCGACCATCACCCCGAGGTGCAGCAGCAGGGCGCCCGCCAGCACCGGCAGGACGCCCAGCACCGCGCCGGCCACGCCGTCCGGGCTCCCGGACGCGCCCGCGGACAGCGCGGGAGGCAGGAAGGCCAGCCCCATGAGGCCGAGCCCCGCCGCGATCCAGCGGGCCCTGTCCCCGCGGGGTGCGAGCGCGCGGGTGAGCCGCAGCTGGAGGGTGAGGCCGGCGAGGGCGACGACGAGGAGGACGAGCCCGGCGGCGCCGTCCCAGCCGGTGGCCCGGCGGGCCCCGTGGGGCAGCAGCAGGTACAGCTGGCTCTCCAGGGTGAACAGACCGGACATGGCGAGCGCGAAGGCCAGGAAGGCCCGGTTGCCGAGCACCTCCCGCCAGTCGGCGAGCACCCCGCCCCCGCTCGGCCGGACCCGCCGGGCCGGCAGCACCAGGGCCTGCGCGACGGTGAGGACCGCGAAGATCCCGGCGGCGGTCAGCGCCGCGGCGCGGAAGTCCACGAGCAGCAGCGCGCCGCCCAGCAGCGGCCCGATCAGCGCGCCCGTCGTGGCGAACACGTTGAACAGGGCGAACGCCTCGGCCCGGCGCTCCTCCGCCTCCTGCGCCACGTAGGCGCGTACGGCCGGGTTGAACAGTGCCCCCGCCAACCCGCTGAGGACGGACGCGGCGAGCAGCACGCCCAGGTCGTCCCCGAGCGCGAACAGCGCGAACCCGGCGGTGCGCAGCGCGCAGCCGGCGATGATGACGCCGCGTGCGCCGAGCCGGTCGGAGGCGGAGCCGCCGATCACGAACAGGCCCTGCTGGCTGAGGTTGCGCACCCCGAGGACGACGCCGACGACGGCGGCCGACATGCCCAGGTCCTCGGTGAGGTGGGTGGCGAGATAGGGGATGAGCAGATAGAAGCCGGTGTTGACGCCGAGCTGGTTGACGAGCAGCAGCCGCACGGCGGGCGGGAAGCCGCGTATCTCATGCCAGGTCCGCACGGCGCGCCTCCCGCCGCTCGACGCCCAGTCCCGGCAGACCGCTCGCCCGCACCCGGCCGTCCTCGCCGCCGATGCCGCTCCACGGGTCGTGGGCGAGCAGCAGATGCCCGTCCAGGTCGGCCCAGCGCGCCCGGTCGGCGAGGTGCACGGCGGGCGCGAGCCCCAGGCTGCTGGCGGTGAGACAGCCCAGCATCAGCCGCGTGCCGCTGCCCTCGATCGACTCGGCGATGCGCAGGGCCGCGTGCACCCCTCCGCACTTGGCGAGTTTGACGTTGACGCCGTGGACGCGGCCGGCCAGCCGGCGTACGTCCTCCAGGTCCACGGCGTCCTCGTCGGCGACGACCGGCAGCGGCGAGCGCGCGGCCAGCTCCGCCAGGGCCTCCGGGGCACCCGGCGCCAGGGGCTGTTCGACGGCCTCGACGCCCAGTTCCGCGAACCGGGGCAGCAGCGCCCGGGCCCGCGCCGCGGTCCAGGCGCCGTTGGGGTCGAGGAGCAGCCGGGCGCGGGGCGCGGCGTCGCGGACGGCCCGTACGCGCGCCACGTCGTCCTCGGGATCGGGCGTCCCCGCCTTGACCTTGAGCACGCCGAAGCCCTTCGCCACGAGGGAGCGGGCCCGCTCCGCCGCCCGCGCGGGGGAGGTGATGCCGAGGGTGCGGGCGGTGGCGGCGACCGGGGTGTCCGCGGCGCCCAGGAGCCGGTGGACGGGATGGCCCGCGCGTTTCCCTACGAGGTCCAGCAGCGCCGCCTCGACGGCGGCGGTCACGGCGGGGGGAGCCGGTTCCCCGGTCGACTCGCCCGTACGCAGCGCCTCCAGGGCCGCTTCGGGGTCGGGGAAGCGGGCCAGGCGACTGCCCGCGGCGGTGAGGTGGCGTACGAGACCTCCGGTGTCGAGGCGGTAGTAGACGCTGCTGACGGCCTCGCCGTGACCGGTCACGCCGTCGTGCTCGACGCTCAGCCACACGGCGTCCCGCGCGGCCATCGTCGAACGGGAGATGCGCAGCGGCTCGGTGAGCGCGAGGCGCACGGTGCGCAGACCGGTCTTCACGGGGTCCCCCCGGGAGCGGTTTCGAGCGGGTCGGTGACGCGGGTGCAGCGCGCCCAGCCGGTGGCCTCGGCCGCGTACGGGTGCGGGATCTGCACGGGACGGGTGGCCGCCGCGTCCGGGTCGACGCCGTGCGCGGTGGTGAAGTCGTCGTCGTAGACGGTGCCGAGGTAGCGGTGCGGTCCGTCGGGGAAGACGGTCGCCACGACCGCGCCGGGGTGGACGCGGGCCGCCCAGGCGGCGACCCGGGCGACCGCGCCGGTGCTCCAGCCGCCGCTGACGAAACTCCCCCGGGCCAGCCGACGGCAGCCGTCCACCGCCTCGGCCGGGCCGAGCCAGTGCACCTCGTCGAAGGCGTCGTAGGCGACGTTGCGCGGATGAATGCTGCTGCCGAGGCCCCGCATCAGCCGGGGCCGGGCGGGCTGCCCGAAGATGGTGGAGCCGGTGGAGTCCACACCGATCAGCCGCAGTGCGGGCCAGTGCCGGCGCAGCGGTCCAATGATCCCGGCGCTGTGCCCGCCGGTCCCCACACTGCACACCAGGACGTCCAAGTGGTCCAGCTGCGCCGCGAGTTCGGCGGCCAGTGAGGCGTACCCGGACGTGTTGTCGGGGTTGTTGTACTGGTCGGGCCAGTAGGCGTCGGGCAGCCCACCGAGCAGTTCGCGCAGCCGGGCCAGACGCGCCGCCTGCCAGCCGCCCCGGGGCGCGGGCCGGTCCACGATCTCCAGCCGCACCCCGTAC carries:
- a CDS encoding MFS transporter; amino-acid sequence: MRTWHEIRGFPPAVRLLLVNQLGVNTGFYLLIPYLATHLTEDLGMSAAVVGVVLGVRNLSQQGLFVIGGSASDRLGARGVIIAGCALRTAGFALFALGDDLGVLLAASVLSGLAGALFNPAVRAYVAQEAEERRAEAFALFNVFATTGALIGPLLGGALLLVDFRAAALTAAGIFAVLTVAQALVLPARRVRPSGGGVLADWREVLGNRAFLAFALAMSGLFTLESQLYLLLPHGARRATGWDGAAGLVLLVVALAGLTLQLRLTRALAPRGDRARWIAAGLGLMGLAFLPPALSAGASGSPDGVAGAVLGVLPVLAGALLLHLGVMVAQPFVLELIPGFGRPELTGTRFGIFYVVSGVAAALGNTLVGWSMDAGRDSGAAWLPWACCALTGLASALGVVRLRRLGSLPAPPEPSVSAAVPGRTPA
- a CDS encoding class I SAM-dependent methyltransferase, translating into MTGNLLTDNPALYEARFPDPGRLAGRWAEDCLRRHRAGRRVLDMGCGTGRDAAWLHRAGREVTGADLSEAMLAHARAHHPGPGYVRADLHAFDLGRGEFDAVVCLDSALLYCHTNAQLDGFLSSCRRALAPGGLLVAEMRNGAYFLGRTDLLDTPTAGEFAWRGTVHRSVTTLTVDRTDQLLRRRRVWTADDGSEPVEQRSAWRLLFPQELRHLLAAHGFEVLELHDGPGPRTEPPWREGLLPGRTADADRLHVVARPLGPPTGTTTH
- a CDS encoding dipeptide epimerase — translated: MKTGLRTVRLALTEPLRISRSTMAARDAVWLSVEHDGVTGHGEAVSSVYYRLDTGGLVRHLTAAGSRLARFPDPEAALEALRTGESTGEPAPPAVTAAVEAALLDLVGKRAGHPVHRLLGAADTPVAATARTLGITSPARAAERARSLVAKGFGVLKVKAGTPDPEDDVARVRAVRDAAPRARLLLDPNGAWTAARARALLPRFAELGVEAVEQPLAPGAPEALAELAARSPLPVVADEDAVDLEDVRRLAGRVHGVNVKLAKCGGVHAALRIAESIEGSGTRLMLGCLTASSLGLAPAVHLADRARWADLDGHLLLAHDPWSGIGGEDGRVRASGLPGLGVERREARRADLA
- a CDS encoding PLP-dependent cysteine synthase family protein, which encodes MTATAAVRPAARPELLSLLGRTPVVRVTAPLPGPHPGFWAKLEGLSAGGMKARAAVSMLMGARERGELLPGAPVVESTSGTLGVGLAFAGQALGHPVVLVGDSELEPSMRQLLRSYGVRLEIVDRPAPRGGWQAARLARLRELLGGLPDAYWPDQYNNPDNTSGYASLAAELAAQLDHLDVLVCSVGTGGHSAGIIGPLRRHWPALRLIGVDSTGSTIFGQPARPRLMRGLGSSIHPRNVAYDAFDEVHWLGPAEAVDGCRRLARGSFVSGGWSTGAVARVAAWAARVHPGAVVATVFPDGPHRYLGTVYDDDFTTAHGVDPDAAATRPVQIPHPYAAEATGWARCTRVTDPLETAPGGTP